The Deinococcus sp. KNUC1210 nucleotide sequence CTATCTGCACCCCGACCATCAGGGGTCGGCACGGATCGTTCTGGACTTCTGGAAGAACCTGGGTGCTGGGCGACCCCCTGTCTACCTGTTTCAGACCCGGCGACCCGACGTCGCTGTCGATATCAGCAGCGTCATCGACCTCAAGGCCAGGGCACTGGCACAACACGTGACTCAGAACGGCGGCAGCGCCGGAATGATGCCCCGTCTGTTTGCAGGCGATGGACGACAGGTGGGCGTGAGCTATGCGGAACTGTTCAGGCAGCTGAGATAACACTGCCGGCAAAGAAAAACCCCAGCCGGAGCCGGGGCACCACAGCAACCTGCGCTGCGTTCAGTCGAGAATGCGCTTCAGGTGCAGGTAGATTTCGTACCAGTCACCCTTGTCGCGGGGGCGCTTGCCACGCAGTTCGATGCGCGACAGGGTGCGAACCCAGTCGGGCGTGATCTGAGCGCCCAGAACCGGGTCGGCCACCAGATCAGACAGGCCTTTGGGCATCGAACCTTCGCTGTTCTGGCCGTAGAATTCCACGCCTTCCAGGAGATCGTGAACCGAGATGTTGTAAGCCCCCGCCAGCGTCTGGAGAGTGTCCAGGCTGGGGTTGGTGCGCCCGCGCTCCAGGTCGGAGAGATAGGGCACACTGATCTCGGCGGTCTCGGCAATGTCCTTCAGCCGCAGCCCGCGCTCACTGCGCAGCTCGCGTAACCGTTCATGTAATTTCATCTGCACCTCCTCATGTCCGGCAACGCTGACGCTGCGATTTCGAGACCTGCACTGCCCGCCACCAGATGACGGGCAGTGCCGAGCTGAACCGCACGCTGCTTGTCTGATTGCAGAATCCGGGTCATGTGTTCGGAGTGTAGCACCACCTTTCGATCTGGTCAATACAGAATAAAGGCCGTATCTTCTTGATTTTCATGAAAAAGTACGCTAACTTCAGAGCCAAGAAAGTTCATTTTTATCAGACTAATCCCATCGAATTCTTCAGGAGGCTAAATACATGCGCGTACTGGACATCATCGCCGAAAGCATCCGCACCGGGCAGGCCCATCCCACCACTGTCCTGAACGCGCTGATCGAAGCCGAAAATGCGGGCGGCATGGGCGCGATTCGCCAGGTGGAACGTCAGCTGAACCTGAGCACCCACGCGCTTCGTGCCCGCTCGCACCCACACACCGAACTGGCTCAGGCCTGGCTGAATGCCACCCGCGCCTACCTGATCACCCAGGCAGAACTCAAGCGCGTCGCCTGAAAACAGCCGATACAGCAGAAAAGCCCTACCAGGTCCGGTGGGGCTTTTTCTGTGTTGTCCAGCCTCACTTCAGGCCGTAGATTTCCTCGTATTTGGCATACAGGTACGCCACGTAGGCGTCGGCCGACAGGGGCTTGCCGGTGGCCGCCTCGGTGATCTCGGCGGGAGTGCGGCTGCGTCCGTACTGATGAACGTTTTGCACCAGCCAGGCACGCAGGCGGCCGTACTCGGCCCGCTCGACCTCGGCGGCAATCTCGGTATCCTGGCGTGCGGCGTCGAGCAGCTGCACGCTCAGCAGGTTGCCCAGGGTATACGTGGGAAAGTACCCCACCAGTCCCGCCGACCAGTGAATGTCCTGGAGCACTCCCTCGGCATCGTTCGGCGGCGTCACGCCCAGGAATTCCTGCATACGGGCATTCCACGCTTCCGGCAGATCAGCGACCTTCAGGCTCCCTTCCAGCAGCGCGAGTTCCAGCTCGAAGCGCAGCATGATGTGAAAGTTGTACGTCACCTCGTCGGCCTCGACCCGGATCAGGTCGGGTCGCACGCGGTTGACGGCGCGGTACAGACTTTCGGCATCCTGGCCCTGCGCCACACCGGGCGCGGCCTGTGCAAACGCCGGAAAGTACCGCTGCCAGAACGGACGGCTGCGGCCCAGCAGATTCTCGAACATCCGCGACTGGCTTTCGTGTACACCCAGACTGGCTCCACGCGACAGCGGCGTGCGCTCCAGCGCTGCCGAGACGCCGTGTTCGTACATGGCGTGCCCGCTCTCGTGCCATGTTCCGAACAGACTCATCGGGAAGTACTGTTCGTCGAAGCGCGTGGTGATCCGCAGGTCGTCGCGGCTGAAATTGGTCTGGAACGGGTGCGCCGACACGTCCAGCCGCGAAAAGGCCGGAGACAGCCCGAAGGCGTCCTGCGCCACCTGCGCGGCAAAAGACCGCTGAGCCTCGACCGGGAACGAGCGCGTCAGCACCGAATAATCGGTCGCGTCGGGCGCAGCAGCGATACGGCGCAGCAGCGGCAACGTGCGGTCACGCAGGTCGGCAAAGATGGTCTTGACGTGGGCAGTCTTCATCCCCGGTT carries:
- a CDS encoding helix-turn-helix domain-containing protein; the encoded protein is MKLHERLRELRSERGLRLKDIAETAEISVPYLSDLERGRTNPSLDTLQTLAGAYNISVHDLLEGVEFYGQNSEGSMPKGLSDLVADPVLGAQITPDWVRTLSRIELRGKRPRDKGDWYEIYLHLKRILD
- a CDS encoding carboxypeptidase M32, which produces MTQSDLQELKRLIHQLSDLGAAEALMSWDQETQMPPEAARVRGLQMASLAGLSHQMFTSARLGELLGSAAAETDQDAALLRVVRRDHGKATRLPGEFVEERSRTENEAHHAWVAARQNNDFASFAPYLEKMFDLARRYADYQGYDDHPYDALLDDYEPGMKTAHVKTIFADLRDRTLPLLRRIAAAPDATDYSVLTRSFPVEAQRSFAAQVAQDAFGLSPAFSRLDVSAHPFQTNFSRDDLRITTRFDEQYFPMSLFGTWHESGHAMYEHGVSAALERTPLSRGASLGVHESQSRMFENLLGRSRPFWQRYFPAFAQAAPGVAQGQDAESLYRAVNRVRPDLIRVEADEVTYNFHIMLRFELELALLEGSLKVADLPEAWNARMQEFLGVTPPNDAEGVLQDIHWSAGLVGYFPTYTLGNLLSVQLLDAARQDTEIAAEVERAEYGRLRAWLVQNVHQYGRSRTPAEITEAATGKPLSADAYVAYLYAKYEEIYGLK